The following nucleotide sequence is from Leptodactylus fuscus isolate aLepFus1 chromosome 10, aLepFus1.hap2, whole genome shotgun sequence.
ttggacaaacaattcaagttcagttaagttagatggtcgccgagcatggacagcccgcttcaaatcatcccacagatgttcaatgatattcaggtctggggactgggatggccattccagaacattgtaattgttcctctgcatgaatgcctgagtcgatttagagcggtgtttggacattgtattgctgaaatctccatccccggcgtaacttcaacttcgtcactgattcttgaacattattctcaagaatctgctgatactgagtggaatccatgcgaccctcaactttaacaagattcccggtgccggcattggccacacagccccaaagcatgatggaacctccaccaaattttacagtgggtagcatgtgtttttcttggaatgctgtttctttttggacgccatgcataacgcctttttttataaccaaacaactcaatttttgtttccaaaatgaagttggcttctccaaatgtgcttttgcatccctcaggcaactctatttgtggcgtacgtgcagaaacggcttctttctcatcactctcccatacagcttctatttgtgcaaagtgcgctgtattgctgactgatgcacagtgacaccatctgcagcaagatgatgctgcagctctttggaggtggtctgtggattgtccttgactgttctcaccattcttcttctctgcctttctgatatttttcttggcctgccacttctgggcttaacaagaactgtccctgtggtcttccatttccttactatgttcctcacagtggaaactgacaggttaaatctctgagacaacgttttgtatccttcccctgaacaactatgttgaacaatctttgttttcagatcatttgagagcgggctgtccatgctcggcgaccatcaaacttaactgaacttgaattgttttgtagaaagaaatggtccaaaataccttcatccaggatccaggaactgattaaaagctacaggaagcgactagaggccgttatctttgcaaaaggaggatgtactaaatattaatgtcacttttctgttgaggtgcccatacttttgcaccggtcaaattttggtttaatgcatattgcgcattttctgttagtacaataaacctcactacaatcctgaaatattactatgtccatcagttattagatatatcaaactgaaatggctgttgcaaacaccaaaatatttagaactaaaaatgattaagattaataggggtgcccaaactttttcataggactgtagttgaaGCATCCCTCGCTATAGACCTCTTCTCATTGTTGTCACTCTGCTGTCATGTTGTACCAAAtgtgaaagtaataaaataatttgTGCACATGAGCcgagtatatatgtaatatggcatTGTAACAAGTCAAGATTTGATAAGGAAAGTAGCAAGAATAGATAAGGCTGGCTAGGATGACAACCCTCATCGTGGACTGTTTCCTGACAACCAAAGAGTCACTTTCAGTTTCTTTTCTCTGCTGAATGACCTCAGTCTATTCGTCTTCCTACAGTATCATTTCTTCCCTCTCTCCTCCTCCCGCTCCTGAAGAAGGTGCGACTCTCTAGGATCGCCTGACTATAAAAGTATGGAGACAAGGTAACAGTATTCTGCTTGGCAATCTTCCATTAGACGGGACAGATAAACAGGCAGAATGAGGTAACAGCTTCATATTTTACGATCATTTTTTTCATCTCCGAGAAGTTATTAGATCTTATCTAATTATAAAGACTTTATGTTCTATTTTACTAGACTGAATGTAATGTTGGGATTTAGCTATATTGTATTCATCTGTCTTATGGCATATGTTGTAGGTTCAGGTTGGTTGAGATAAGATTCTCACTGAATAAAGTCAAGATTTCATCGGTCACTTAGAGTGGATGGAGTGACATTGGTTATGATGTGCTTGAGCTTAATATTAAGAGAATGTGGAAAGGAGAGGTTGGGTGAAAACCTGATGACATTTCAACCATATGCACACAAGGCAGTTCAGTGCAGTAAAGAACTTCCAATTGTTTGTctaatttttcatgtttttatctGGTTTTATTTAAAAAGTTTTTAGGAGCTTAGCCTTATGCTTTAATGCAGCCTAGTTTGTCCAGCAAAATAATATTATGCAATTTGCATACTAATACTAGGGACTTGCTAGGTGCACTCTTAGTATATATGAGCTGGGTGCTGGTGGAAGGGGCACCAACAAGTCACTGCTTTGGCGTGATTAGTTCCATATGGGCATCTGCAGTGGGGAACTTACACTATATATCATACAGTACCACGTACATGGCTGCTAAGCActcaacatggggggggggggaaagcaacctatataatgtataccaatattaccaccatacagtgacataTATAGGGCTCTGCAGTCAGTGAccatatactgatagataatGGCTATACACAAGGCTCTGCAAATCGTATACAGTGATCATATATTTATAGATACCGGCTATACACAAGGCTCTGCAGAAGGTATACAGTGACCCTATACTGATAGATACAGGCTCTGCAGATGGTATACAGTGACCCTATACTGATAGATACAGGCTCTGCAGATGGTATACAGTGACcctataccatacctcccaaccatcccgatttcagcgggacattcacgattccggtgacgtgtcccgcggtcccagttgaaGGGAGGTAtgcccagaggacgcagatctgagttgaacacatacgcggctaaagcaaggagctgtcacagctcagctccttgcttcgccgatgcacgccggctactggctgtgtagatgcgatgtgatgacgtcacattgcgcctacaactgtgtgcgagagagagagagaggcgtggAGAGAGTGGTGGGGgagtgaggagaaggtaagtgtaatgtgtacaccgaggtggaacatgaaactgggggcagatgaaggagaggacatgaatctgagggcagagatggaggggacatgaatctgggggcagagatggaggggacatgaatctgggggcagagatggagtggggacatgaaactgggggagagatagaggggggacatataatttatgggtgcctgtaggaggattatgctgtgtccaggcacatgaaaaatttatgagaatgggcggagtcaacacaagtgggcggggctaaactatgtgcgccgcacattttgtccctctttcggttcttcaaaagttgggaggtatgcctatacTGATAGATACAGGCTCTGCAGATAGTATACAGTGACCCTATTCTGATAGATGCTGGCTTTACACAAGGTTGTGCCGACCGCTTGAGTAAATACAGTGCAGGAAAAATGTACTTTAGCCGCTCACATTTCTCAACACCCCACCCACATTATCTTCATCTACACAAAGTCTCCTGCTGCTGCCCCTaattataaaatatttaatataaaaacCCTGTGGAATGAATTATACCACCCCATGTAAGTATCTTTATATTAATAATACCTCCTCTGTGCTTGCTTAAATTAATAACCCAAAAATTAAACACAAGATTTTTTTCTTCCAATttcacctcattcagaattttttttcaaacttcccagtacattgcatagTATACTGAATGGAGCTATTACaaagtacaggtagtcctcgacttatgacgttgatccgttcttacgcggcgtcgtaaaccgaatttcgacgtaggTCAGAAACATACATAACTGTATCATATGATGCTGCATAGGAACGGATcaatgtgatttagtgtgcagcggcttggaaccgaggaagactgtaccatatacagtacagtacagtcttcctcggttccgagctgcTGCagactaaatcacgtactgtacagggagagctggcagcttgcgtttatgtgggagctgactttttctcataggactgcattggccagcgttgattggatagtgtacagcattcggccaatcaacgctggttctgctggaggctcgtctgtgaggaggtggagtctaagatcagaccacagcagtctccattgtggtctaatcttagactccgcctcctggccagtattgattggttgaatgctgtacactggccaatcaatgctggccaatgcattcctatgagaaaaagtcatagTAAAATATATTGCAAATTTGTAACTCTACTAGTAACCAAATCCATATGTGACACATAGATTTCTCTTAGATTCTTTACCCATTTGTTACATGAAGACAAAAGGGAATGCGTCAAGAgaaaattacctttttttttctttttaaatcgaTTTACATAGTAAacatatttttcaaaaattttggtcAGGTTTTTCTGAATTTTCCAATTTATTTAAGCTATATATTTAAATTCCTAAAATCTTTTAGTTTTGACTCTGGCCTCAaaaccaaataatatgctgagaatttctgttttctgtaggagatttttTTTGCAACAGCCATCACAGCTATAACATAACTCTCCAGATCTTTGTATCTATGGTTTGTATCTCTCCAGGAGAcaagtcacaaactattttaggcttaatGGCAAAacttggaattgcaagatttaaaaaaaaaaaattatagataacatggaaaatgaaaaacatcatcaaaaattcttaaaacatgtttttaacataaaaatgtgaATTACTAAGTAATTTCCCAGTGGCATTCTCCCTTTAACCTTTTTTTtcatctgtaatttttattaaagatatttTCAATAGACAATCCAAAAACAGAAACACAGAAATGGGAGGGAAGGGGCAAATACCCCAAACTTTCAAACAGTAGGATGCAATCACATAATCAAAGCCCATGGGcctactaaaaagaaagaaaaaaagagggggggggggacaaagacAAGACAAAAGACAAAGGAACGGAACAGGAGGAAGGAATGGGGCGAGGGGGAACCGGAATCAAAAATCCTGCAGGATATAATAAGCATCCCAAGGGGCCCAAATAGACTGAAAGGCATCAAGGGTATTATTAAGACTTGCAGTCAGGGACTCAAGGCTCCACACATCCTTCATCCTGGCCAGCAATACAGGAtcgttgggggtgggggtggggggggctaGACTCTTCCAATGTTTAGCTCTGAGGGTCTTAGCTGCTGTGAAAGACATAGGAAAAGTCTGGACACCCTCCAACCCAGGCATCTAGGGGGAGGCCAAGGAGGTAAACAAGGAGATAAAGAGGGACCCCCCGAAAAAAGAGAGCAGCTGTCAGAGCCCTAACCTCCCTCCAGAAGCCCAAAATAAGAGGATACATCCAGAAAATGTGGTGAAGGGCACCCACTGGAGTTTGGCAGCACCAACACCCTGGGGATATCGCTGGTTCAAAGAGCAGGGGTATGATACCAGTTCATCAACAGCTTATACTGAGCCTCACACATTGAGAAGACTTCTGAGCACGAGACCAtacaatctgccactgtcccgGAGAGATAGGTCTACCCACTGCCTCCTCCCATTTAGTCATATAATGGtggcacagggggcatccccagtaTAGGAGGACAGAAGCTGATAAATGTAGGAAACAAGGTATCTTGTAGAAGTGCCCATACGAAAAATCTTCTCAAAGGCAGTGGGGAGAGTTACTGTAAGGGACCCATAGAGTGAGCAAACAATTTGGACCACCTGAGAGTAGTGAAGCCATTCTGTGGAGTGGAGACCCATGGTAGTTGTGAGATAATCAAGGGACCTGTGATCCAGGGTCACAGAGTCAACCATATCAGCAATCCAGAAAAGGCCGACTCTGGACCACACTCTGACCATAGCAGAGGACAGACTATCCGGCCAGAGAGGATTAAACAAGATGGATATCAATGAGGAGCAAGAAGAATTCCAGGGGTCACCTAGCACAACAGGTGGACCAAACAGACCTAGTAAAGTGAATAGGGCCAAGAACGGTGGAGGagaggggggcgggggggggagaGCCAACCCACAGCAGTGCATTAGGATGCATGGGTGAAAGCCAGCTATCTTTAATCTTAAAGTTACAGatgcatcaaaaagttatttcacTATATACTGGCTAAAAAGCATACAATACACATTGTAGATATAACTGTATGTAGCAGTACATTcatgtgactatatatactaggTACATTTTGTATATATGTTATTCATTTTTGGATCAATTACTGTTACTGATCACTTCTCCTTTTATTACAGTAAGTTACCAAAGGGGGTGCTGAAGATGCGTTTACTACAACTGAAATGTCACTTCACTTGGAAACTTCTTTTGAAGAACAAAGAACTCGATGAATTAGAAGACAAATTTTCTAACCAGTTGACATTTCTTGTCACCAAGAACAAATACATGGTGTACAATCTACTGGCCTATGTGATGCATCTGAAAGGAGACTACACAAAGGCTATTGAAAATTTGCAAAAAGCAGAAGAAATGATTAAAGAGAACAATCCAGACGGGACTGATCAAAAATATTTGGTGACATATGGGGATTATGCATGGGTGTTCTACTACTTAAACCAGTATGAAGATTGTCAACAATACATAGAAAAAGTAGAGAAGATTTATAAGGAACTAAAAGGTGCACCAGACATAGCTGACATCTATGGAGAGAAGGCCTGGTCACTGTTACAGTTTTCTGGCCAGTATTATGAAGATGCAAAACAATGCTTTGAGAAGGCTTTGGAGCTAGAGCCAGAAGATCCTGAGTGGATCACTGGATATGCAACAGTGGTCTATAGACTGGAAGGTTTCTGGGGTGGAAATTTTCCTGCTACAGAATGTAAATCACTGGATCTACTGAAACGTGCAATAGAGAAGAATCCAAATGATGCCGTGGTGAAGGCTCTTCTGGCGTTAAAGCTGCAAGACCTGGATAGAACTGATGAGGGAAGACCATATATTGAAGAAGCCATAAAACAAGCCCCAAACCTTCCATATTTACTCCGTTATGTTGCTAAGTTTTACAGGAGAGCTGGGATGATAGATGAGGCCTTGCGTGTCCTAAAAACTGCAGTAGATCTCATCCCAAATTCTTCATTTGTAAATCACCAAATAGGACTGTGTTACAGACAAAAGTATCTCATGTGCAAAAAGCAGTTTGGAAACTGGAACTTTTATAACAAATACAAGGATTCTGAAGAAGTGAAGGATCTCATCCAAAATACCCTCTTCCATTTTGAAAAGACGCTGGAGTTGaagaaaacatatatatatgGTTTCATAGACTTAGCCAATATGTACTCTGAAAGCAACGAATATCAAAAGGCCGAGGACACATTTAGAACCGTTATGGCACGTCACAATCTCATGGATGATGAGAAGCAGCAAGTTTTTTACAATTATGGACGTTTCAAGGAATATCACATGAAGTCTGAATCTCAAGCCATCGACTACTATAAAAAATGTATGCAGATTACATCGCCCAGTAGAGACAGAGAGTGCAGTGAAAAGGCTCTAAAAAGAATTTCTTCGAAGAAGTTTAGGAAAAATCTTCACGATGCTGAGGGTTTTGCTTTGCTTGGCTTTGTCCATAAGACTAATGGGGAAAGGAATGAAGCAATTGATTGCTATGAAGAAGCCTTGAAATATGACCCTTACAATGAAGAATATGTGAGCGAACTATCTGAGCTGAAACTGATGATATAACATGTGATGTGTAATGTGTCTTCAACATACTGATCTAATGTGAACAATGAAATACTAGATATGAAGTGGGGAGAGGGGGGATATGCAGCTGCAGTTGTATCTGTATAAATGATTAAATTAATGAAGTATTAGAGGTTACTTAGTATATAATAAGGGCACTATAACAGTAGTATTTGCCCATTATTACAgttcaatccaacacaatgagagtgattattatgaaaccaccgttttaggggctaacaattttaaaaggGCTattactctgctgctgcaaggctcaactcacccaaagggcaaaaaactctgctggtgcaaggctgaactaacttaaagggcctaagactctgcaggtagaaggctgaagtcacctgaagggcctcaatctctactggtagttcagcttaagggacgctaacttaatttggaagggctcacgtgaagggccagaaaaataatttttggaggtctcaccacatcacacacacataaacaatgacagttaagggtgggggctgttggatttcccattgcctatgccatctgtggttgtcatgggcaatgtgatttaaaggggtgcatggtaatgtttctttagctttaaatttgtgtttccttCCATActgttgtggaggaaagaaggtttccaggtatttttccactttctatattgagtttggagtgtgtagttgataggctgtgatagtggggtaatcctggaacttggacatgttagatgccccagacatgcttctcctgctgtcctagTTGTATTCcacaggtgttggcataatttcctggggtgtcattgtgactctccttagtcgaatttgggtttcccctgaaacgagcatttatttcccatagactataatgggatttgatattcggttGAATATTgtggctctactcgaaacgaacatcaaatattgaatatttcactactcgctcatttctagttatAACTATACTGTAACTCCAGTATATATGCTATCCAATCTGTTGAagaattacagtatatatataatatatactctatactctatatactaatatataatatgggcACAGGTTGTGTTTTCAGAGTTTCCTTcacctctgctttttttttttgcttttatttttggaTAGGTTTTAAATTCATGTAACGTTGCATAACATTGccaaaatgtacaaaatatatgcTTTCTATCCAATCTGTTGTGGTCCCTGGAGTTATTAAACACAAGTTTATAGCAGTAATGGGGGACTTTATAAAGGCCTTACATGCAGCCTTTGACTCAATCACATTCAATGTCCTATATCCAGAGTAGTGATGGATGAAACATAACAAGGCAGGTTTTGGGGGTTCACCTCTCAGTAATTCAGTAAAATTGGGACCAGCTGGCTGACATTTTGCTTTCAATTTTAGGAAGAagcaaaattgtgcaaaaataataaaaaaaaaaaacatgtttgctcacctctcctggactccaccATGGAATCCTCTGGCACTCTGGTTTTCTTCCCAGGCCATCTTGTTCAGCCTCATGGGAATGGTGATGGTGACGTTGTCATCATGCTTGCTTTGATGCTGCAACAAAGAGAATGACACTGTAGCATGAAactgtcatgactagagatgagcgaacagtgttctatcgaactcatgttcgatcggatattaggctgttcggcatgttcgaatcgaatcgaacaccgcgtggtaaagtgcgccattactcgattcccctcccaccttccctggcgccttttttgctccaataacagcgcagggtaggtgggacaggaactacgacaccggtgacgttgagaaaagtaggcaaaacccattggctgccgaaaacatgtgacctctaatttaaaagaacagcgacgcccagcttcgcgtcattctgagcttgcaattcaccgaggacggaggtttccgtccagctagctagggcttagattctgggtaggcagggacaggctaggataggaaggagaagacaaccaacagctcttataagagctaaattccagggagaagcttgtcagtgtaacgtggcactgacgggctcaatcgccgcaacccagctttcccaggatcctgaatggaatacactgtcagtgtattcccgtatacccgatatataccccgatacccgttccaacggtgtgcccccccaccttcaccccagaaataccctgcaagtcccctagcaatagaattggggctatatacacccacaatttttactactggtatacagtgccattgtctgactgggaattcaaagaatatattgggaatacaaataccctcatttcttgctactgccatatagtgccagtgtctgactgggaattcaaagaatatattggggttacgtgcacccacaaattttactactggtatacagtgccattgtctgactgggaattcaaagaatatattggggttataaataccctcatttcttgctactgccatatagtgccagtttctgactggtaattcaaagaatatattggggttacgtgcacccacaatttttactactggtatacagtgccattgtctgactgggaattcaaagaatatattggggttataaataccctcatttcttgctactgccatatagtgccattgtctgactgggaattcaaagaatatattggggttacgtgcacccacaatttttactactggtatacagtgccattgtctgact
It contains:
- the LOC142183148 gene encoding interferon-induced protein with tetratricopeptide repeats 5-like; its protein translation is MCLSLILRECGKERLGENLMTFQPYAHKAVQCSKELPIGEAKEVNKEIKRDPPKKESSCQSPNLPPEAQNKRIHPENVVKGTHWSLAAPTPWGYRWFKEQGKLPKGVLKMRLLQLKCHFTWKLLLKNKELDELEDKFSNQLTFLVTKNKYMVYNLLAYVMHLKGDYTKAIENLQKAEEMIKENNPDGTDQKYLVTYGDYAWVFYYLNQYEDCQQYIEKVEKIYKELKGAPDIADIYGEKAWSLLQFSGQYYEDAKQCFEKALELEPEDPEWITGYATVVYRLEGFWGGNFPATECKSLDLLKRAIEKNPNDAVVKALLALKLQDLDRTDEGRPYIEEAIKQAPNLPYLLRYVAKFYRRAGMIDEALRVLKTAVDLIPNSSFVNHQIGLCYRQKYLMCKKQFGNWNFYNKYKDSEEVKDLIQNTLFHFEKTLELKKTYIYGFIDLANMYSESNEYQKAEDTFRTVMARHNLMDDEKQQVFYNYGRFKEYHMKSESQAIDYYKKCMQITSPSRDRECSEKALKRISSKKFRKNLHDAEGFALLGFVHKTNGERNEAIDCYEEALKYDPYNEEYVSELSELKLMI